The following are encoded in a window of Halorarum salinum genomic DNA:
- a CDS encoding ester cyclase, with protein sequence MVVTTTREENARLARRFPEDVATEGRIDVIDEICAEDVVDHSPFGEARGREALTERIESLRTAFGGFSATVEDVVSEGDTVAMRVTLRGIHEGEFMGVEPTGREFEVGNMVFTRIDGGKIVERWVQPDTLGLLQQLGAVDRPGT encoded by the coding sequence ATGGTAGTCACGACCACGAGAGAGGAGAACGCGCGACTCGCCCGCCGCTTTCCGGAAGACGTAGCGACGGAGGGGCGGATCGACGTCATCGACGAGATCTGCGCCGAGGACGTCGTCGACCACAGCCCGTTCGGGGAGGCGCGGGGCCGCGAAGCCCTCACGGAACGGATCGAATCCCTTCGCACTGCATTCGGGGGGTTCTCGGCGACCGTCGAGGACGTCGTCTCCGAGGGGGACACCGTCGCGATGCGGGTGACCCTGCGGGGGATCCACGAGGGCGAATTCATGGGCGTCGAGCCGACCGGCCGGGAGTTCGAGGTCGGAAACATGGTCTTCACCCGCATCGACGGCGGGAAGATCGTCGAACGGTGGGTCCAGCCAGATACGCTCGGGTTGCTGCAGCAACTCGGGGCCGTCGACCGACCCGGAACGTGA
- the aglM gene encoding UDP-glucose 6-dehydrogenase AglM, whose translation MDVSVIGCGYVGASVAACFADLGHDVVAVDVDEERVEAIEDGRPPLHEPGLDELVAANAGERLRATTDYDAVPDTDLTFLAVQTPSNDDGSIDTSVVEAAAGMLGEALAGTDEHAVVVKSTVIPGTTADLVAPAVADAAGMTVGEDLHVGMNPEFQREGSAVGDFLDPDKIVLGADGDVEAYAALHEAYDPLREALDHEVPVVETGTREAEMIKYANNAFLAAKVSLANDLGNVCKEYGVDAYEVTDAIGLDHRIGAPFLRSGVGWGGSCFPKDVAAIIAAARAKGYEPELLAAAVSINDRQPERLLSLLDRHVDVAGERVAVLGLAFKPGTDDVRNSRAVPTVEGLRERGAEVVAYDPVAAGNMRERFPGIEYAESAAAALEGASGAVVVTDWPEFADLDGEFDAMADPIVVDGRRVVERREGITYEGLTW comes from the coding sequence ATGGACGTCAGCGTCATCGGCTGCGGCTACGTCGGGGCGAGCGTCGCGGCCTGCTTCGCGGATCTGGGCCACGACGTCGTCGCCGTCGACGTCGACGAGGAGCGCGTCGAAGCCATCGAGGACGGGCGGCCGCCGCTCCACGAACCGGGGCTCGACGAACTCGTCGCTGCGAACGCCGGCGAGCGCCTCCGGGCGACGACCGACTACGACGCCGTCCCGGACACCGACCTGACGTTCCTCGCCGTCCAGACGCCCTCCAACGACGACGGGAGCATCGACACCTCCGTCGTGGAAGCGGCGGCGGGGATGCTCGGCGAGGCGCTCGCCGGGACCGACGAGCACGCGGTGGTCGTGAAGAGCACGGTGATCCCGGGGACGACGGCCGATCTCGTGGCGCCCGCGGTCGCGGACGCGGCCGGGATGACCGTCGGCGAGGACCTCCACGTCGGGATGAACCCCGAGTTCCAGCGCGAGGGCTCCGCCGTGGGGGACTTCCTCGACCCCGACAAGATCGTCCTCGGCGCGGACGGGGACGTCGAGGCCTACGCCGCGCTCCACGAGGCGTACGACCCCCTCCGCGAGGCTCTCGACCACGAGGTGCCGGTCGTGGAGACCGGGACGCGCGAGGCGGAGATGATCAAGTACGCCAACAACGCGTTCCTCGCGGCGAAGGTGTCGCTGGCGAACGACCTGGGGAACGTCTGCAAGGAGTACGGCGTCGACGCCTACGAGGTGACCGACGCCATCGGGCTCGACCACCGCATCGGCGCCCCGTTCCTCCGCAGCGGCGTCGGCTGGGGCGGCTCCTGCTTCCCGAAGGACGTCGCCGCCATCATCGCCGCCGCGCGGGCGAAGGGGTACGAGCCGGAGCTCCTCGCGGCCGCGGTGTCGATCAACGACCGCCAGCCCGAACGGTTGCTCTCGCTGCTCGACCGCCACGTCGACGTGGCCGGCGAGCGCGTCGCAGTGCTCGGCCTCGCGTTCAAGCCCGGCACCGACGACGTCCGCAACTCCCGCGCCGTCCCGACCGTCGAGGGACTCCGGGAGCGGGGGGCGGAGGTCGTCGCGTACGACCCCGTCGCGGCCGGGAACATGCGCGAGCGCTTCCCCGGGATCGAGTACGCCGAGTCGGCGGCGGCGGCGCTCGAGGGGGCGAGCGGCGCCGTCGTCGTCACGGACTGGCCGGAGTTCGCGGACCTCGACGGGGAGTTCGACGCGATGGCCGACCCGATCGTCGTCGACGGCCGGCGGGTCGTCGAGCGCCGGGAGGGGATCACCTACGAGGGCCTGACCTGGTGA
- a CDS encoding DUF5779 family protein, whose product MSEFGLDLQGAEELLDEEVAGEVVLGVLDGTTDPTVWIRNVEYGNVLVLAVTGDLNELAAGFAREVNDMGGELSHFRGFLVVTPPNVPINTDRLGS is encoded by the coding sequence ATGAGCGAGTTCGGCCTCGACCTCCAGGGTGCGGAGGAACTGCTCGACGAGGAGGTCGCGGGCGAGGTCGTCCTCGGGGTGCTCGACGGCACCACCGACCCGACCGTCTGGATCAGGAACGTCGAGTACGGCAACGTGCTCGTGCTGGCGGTGACGGGCGACCTGAACGAACTCGCCGCCGGGTTCGCCCGCGAGGTGAACGACATGGGCGGGGAGCTCTCGCACTTCCGGGGCTTCCTCGTCGTCACCCCGCCGAACGTCCCGATCAACACCGATCGGCTCGGAAGCTGA